In one Clostridia bacterium genomic region, the following are encoded:
- a CDS encoding DUF4139 domain-containing protein: protein MPKALISALLFAAIVPNALAQAAPKQAAKPAPETASSLSTSAGRVAHDNQLPVRRVVLYKNGVGYFEHAGRVRGSQEVNIDFTTSQLNDVLKSLTVVDMGGGQITGVRYNSIAPLSERLRTLRVQLGEDTTRASFLGALRGARVEVRSGGTSTLGKLLSVEQVQRSTGREQQEEITQFAVVTDTGEMRTFDLTPAVSVRIAEPELNQEIGQYMTAISSSRARDVRRMSIGTAGTGERDLFVSYISEVPVWKSTYRILLPSKSGEKALLQGWAIVDNTVGEDWKDVQLSLVAGSPQSFIQQISQPYYVRRSSIELPKSAMLTPQTHEGTMEAENAPPPPQVAGGQMGGVIGGILGSPPVASGSGGAGYRVRVATPSRSIKPNADEAAARVMNWLAPQIDAAEGSSVGDLFQYAIKQKITVSKNQSALVPIVNARVEAEKVTLWNEQQKQPLRALWIKNSSGLTLDGGTFNIVDGDAFAGEGILTQLHPDERRLVSYAADTALRVHVETRSMNRPVTHVRIAKGIMRMTREQRETRKYTVRNSDKDARSLVVEHPARNGWKFADGVKPEESSENLHRFRVALEPNTTATLNVEEFRPEDVTYYVSNIDDNLVAMFVRDRTINPQVEQALRRVLAKKNEIGAVDAQLASRRREIGQIGNEQVRLRENMKALKGSAEEKALLQRYVQTLNQHEDRLIALNREIGDLDAKRVKLGADLDQMAQEIVLDEKM from the coding sequence ATGCCGAAAGCGCTTATCTCCGCCCTTCTATTCGCCGCAATTGTTCCGAACGCACTCGCCCAGGCTGCTCCGAAGCAGGCCGCGAAACCGGCACCCGAAACAGCTTCCAGCTTGTCAACTTCCGCCGGACGTGTCGCTCACGACAACCAGTTGCCGGTGCGGCGCGTAGTTCTCTACAAGAACGGTGTCGGATATTTCGAACATGCCGGACGTGTGCGCGGCAGCCAGGAGGTGAACATCGACTTCACCACCTCTCAGCTCAATGACGTCCTCAAGTCGCTCACCGTCGTGGACATGGGCGGTGGGCAGATCACCGGCGTGCGCTACAACTCGATAGCCCCGCTTAGCGAGCGCCTGCGCACGTTGCGCGTCCAACTCGGCGAAGACACCACGCGCGCGAGCTTCCTCGGCGCACTGCGCGGAGCCCGCGTGGAAGTCCGCAGCGGCGGCACAAGCACCCTTGGCAAGCTGCTCAGCGTTGAGCAGGTGCAACGCTCGACCGGACGCGAGCAGCAGGAAGAAATCACGCAATTCGCCGTCGTCACTGACACGGGCGAGATGCGTACCTTCGACCTGACGCCCGCCGTCAGCGTCCGCATCGCCGAGCCTGAATTGAACCAGGAGATCGGCCAATACATGACGGCCATCTCGTCCTCCCGCGCCAGGGACGTTCGCCGCATGAGCATCGGCACGGCTGGTACGGGCGAGCGCGATCTCTTCGTCAGCTACATCAGCGAAGTGCCGGTCTGGAAATCGACGTATCGCATTCTGCTGCCCTCGAAATCCGGCGAAAAGGCTTTGCTGCAAGGCTGGGCCATCGTGGACAACACCGTCGGCGAAGACTGGAAAGACGTGCAACTCTCGCTCGTAGCCGGCTCGCCGCAGTCCTTCATCCAGCAAATCTCGCAGCCATACTACGTGCGGCGGTCGAGCATCGAGCTGCCGAAATCGGCAATGCTGACGCCACAAACGCATGAGGGCACCATGGAGGCTGAAAATGCGCCACCACCGCCGCAGGTAGCTGGCGGGCAGATGGGCGGCGTGATCGGTGGAATCCTCGGAAGTCCCCCAGTTGCCTCCGGGAGCGGCGGGGCTGGATACAGAGTCAGGGTCGCGACACCATCTCGCTCGATCAAGCCAAATGCGGACGAGGCTGCGGCCCGCGTGATGAACTGGCTGGCGCCGCAGATCGACGCAGCGGAAGGGTCGTCCGTTGGCGACCTCTTCCAGTACGCAATCAAGCAGAAGATTACGGTTTCCAAGAACCAGTCTGCGCTCGTACCAATCGTGAATGCGCGGGTCGAAGCCGAAAAGGTCACGCTCTGGAATGAACAACAGAAGCAGCCGCTCCGAGCACTCTGGATAAAGAACTCCAGCGGCCTGACGTTGGACGGCGGCACGTTCAACATCGTTGACGGCGATGCGTTCGCCGGAGAAGGCATCCTTACGCAACTGCATCCAGACGAGCGGCGACTGGTCTCATACGCCGCTGATACCGCTCTGCGCGTTCACGTTGAAACTCGATCAATGAATCGTCCGGTGACCCATGTTCGCATTGCGAAGGGCATCATGCGTATGACGCGCGAGCAGCGCGAAACGAGAAAGTACACCGTGCGCAACAGCGACAAAGATGCGCGCTCGTTGGTCGTAGAGCATCCTGCCCGGAATGGCTGGAAATTTGCCGATGGTGTCAAACCTGAGGAGTCGTCTGAGAACCTTCACCGCTTCCGCGTTGCACTTGAACCAAATACGACAGCCACGCTGAACGTGGAAGAGTTCCGTCCAGAAGATGTGACGTACTACGTTTCGAACATTGACGACAACCTGGTCGCCATGTTCGTACGCGATAGAACGATCAATCCGCAGGTCGAGCAGGCTCTGCGTCGTGTGCTGGCCAAGAAGAATGAAATCGGAGCCGTGGATGCACAACTCGCATCGCGCCGTCGCGAGATCGGACAGATCGGCAACGAGCAGGTCCGGTTGCGCGAGAACATGAAAGCCCTGAAGGGCAGCGCCGAAGAGAAGGCCCTGCTGCAGCGCTACGTGCAAACACTGAACCAGCATGAGGACCGCCTCATTGCCCTCAATCGCGAGATCGGCGACTTGGACGCGAAACGTGTGAAGCTCGGCGCCGACCTCGACCAGATGGCACAGGAGATTGTCCTCGACGAGAAGATGTAG
- a CDS encoding DinB family protein has product MANGSVYGFLLDTYETEILKTIGIWSAFPEDAIKFRPAAKARTVLEQFDHQLQSEGRWMRDILGIDSGDWNAPQPTKLAFIEKYRKDARERLRLLRDMPDAWWREPATFFDVERSRAWVMLRRLNHSAHHRGQLIVYLRLLELRVPSVYGPTADTDGKVVYSFE; this is encoded by the coding sequence ATGGCGAATGGAAGCGTTTACGGATTCCTGCTGGATACATACGAAACGGAGATTCTGAAGACGATCGGTATCTGGTCAGCGTTTCCTGAAGATGCAATAAAGTTTCGTCCGGCGGCGAAGGCCCGCACGGTCCTGGAACAATTCGATCACCAGCTTCAGTCAGAAGGGCGCTGGATGCGGGACATTCTTGGTATTGACTCGGGTGACTGGAATGCGCCACAGCCCACCAAGCTGGCATTCATCGAGAAGTACCGCAAGGATGCCCGCGAGCGGCTGCGACTATTGCGTGACATGCCGGACGCGTGGTGGCGCGAACCTGCGACGTTCTTCGACGTCGAGCGTTCGCGCGCGTGGGTGATGCTGCGCCGACTTAATCACTCGGCGCATCATCGCGGGCAGCTGATTGTGTATCTACGACTGCTGGAGTTGCGTGTGCCCTCAGTATATGGTCCGACTGCAGATACAGATGGGAAGGTGGTTTATAGCTTCGAGTGA
- a CDS encoding thiamine pyrophosphate-dependent dehydrogenase E1 component subunit alpha, whose product MAKPRKPSSTPETRNAKPLAPASKNYDGEAASSSLRAYNIQDFRLEHPDFSIALEQDPDSDETHYHVSGDLSASPPPIRDSRYLTREQSIDIYRWMLLNRRMESVLESLYKQSKVVGGVYFGLGQEGCSCASAYALQKDDWLGPMIRNQGALLVRGFSPADIMRQYMAKADSPTFGRDASSHFGDIVERNVCSPISMLGELIGVMAGVCLGARLQGRNIVGLTYIGDGGQSTGVTYEGLNFAAVQKLGLVLMVENNLWGYSTPADMQFRVKDLAERAVAYGIPGVIIDGTDPCQVYDATHEACERAYRGEGPTLIEAKMMRMKGHAIHDAAQYVPRPLMDYWLKRDPIARFENYLVEDKQWLTREAHDKLVAEVDEYLARQRAEAEASPLPTPEEDAKHQGVYCDPSCHDIKPKYGEVRFGVEKKVSKQRSSEGAVHLK is encoded by the coding sequence ATGGCGAAGCCACGCAAACCCTCTTCGACTCCGGAAACCAGGAACGCCAAACCCCTCGCGCCCGCCAGCAAGAACTACGACGGCGAGGCGGCATCGTCTTCTCTGCGCGCCTATAACATTCAGGACTTCCGCCTCGAGCACCCCGACTTCTCCATCGCGCTCGAGCAGGATCCCGACTCCGACGAAACCCATTACCACGTCTCCGGCGATCTCTCCGCCTCCCCGCCGCCCATCCGCGACTCACGGTATCTGACGCGCGAGCAATCCATCGACATATATCGATGGATGCTGCTAAACCGCCGCATGGAGTCCGTCCTCGAATCACTCTATAAGCAGAGCAAAGTTGTGGGCGGCGTGTATTTCGGACTCGGCCAGGAAGGTTGTTCCTGCGCCTCCGCTTACGCGCTGCAGAAGGATGACTGGCTCGGCCCCATGATCCGCAACCAGGGTGCGCTGCTCGTCCGCGGATTCTCCCCGGCGGACATCATGCGCCAGTACATGGCCAAGGCCGACTCGCCCACCTTCGGACGCGACGCCTCTTCGCACTTCGGCGACATCGTCGAGCGCAATGTCTGCTCGCCCATCTCCATGCTCGGTGAACTCATCGGCGTGATGGCCGGCGTCTGCCTCGGCGCGCGCCTCCAGGGACGCAACATCGTGGGACTCACCTACATCGGCGACGGAGGCCAGTCCACGGGCGTTACCTACGAAGGCCTCAACTTCGCTGCCGTGCAGAAGCTAGGCCTCGTGCTCATGGTCGAGAATAATCTCTGGGGATACTCCACTCCCGCCGACATGCAGTTCCGCGTCAAAGACCTCGCAGAGCGCGCCGTTGCCTACGGCATCCCCGGCGTCATCATCGACGGCACCGACCCCTGCCAGGTTTACGACGCCACGCACGAAGCCTGCGAACGCGCATATCGCGGCGAAGGCCCCACGCTCATCGAAGCCAAGATGATGCGCATGAAAGGCCACGCCATCCACGATGCCGCCCAGTACGTCCCGCGTCCGCTCATGGATTACTGGCTCAAGCGCGACCCCATCGCCCGCTTCGAAAACTATCTGGTCGAAGACAAGCAGTGGCTAACGCGCGAAGCGCATGACAAGCTCGTCGCCGAAGTCGATGAGTATCTCGCACGTCAGCGCGCCGAGGCCGAAGCGTCGCCGTTGCCAACACCGGAAGAAGACGCTAAACACCAGGGCGTCTACTGCGATCCGAGTTGCCACGATATCAAGCCGAAGTACGGAGAGGTGAGGTTCGGAGTAGAGAAGAAAGTGTCGAAGCAGAGGTCCAGCGAAGGAGCGGTGCACTTGAAATGA
- a CDS encoding type II toxin-antitoxin system prevent-host-death family antitoxin, whose amino-acid sequence MKTLKISTIRNDWSSVIRNAERGARTIIVRRGKPAAAIIFSQDYEFIQRLRARQPRTKN is encoded by the coding sequence ATGAAAACACTAAAGATAAGTACCATACGCAACGATTGGTCATCGGTCATACGCAACGCCGAACGTGGCGCACGCACGATTATCGTCAGACGCGGCAAACCAGCTGCCGCGATCATCTTTTCTCAAGACTACGAATTCATTCAGCGTCTCCGGGCTCGTCAACCAAGAACGAAGAACTAA
- a CDS encoding alpha-ketoacid dehydrogenase subunit beta, which produces MVTYLEAIRQGIWEEMERDSSVFCIGEDIGIYGGAFKVTEGFIDRFGPERVIDTPIAETAIVNASFGAGLTGLRPVAEFQFIDFISCAFNQITNLLAKAHYRWGAPAPIVLRGPCGGGVHGGPFHSQNPEMYFVHTPGLKVVCPATAYDAKGLIKSAIRDNNPVCFFEHKFLYRRIKEELPADDYTVEIGKARIAREGRHVSIITYAAMLYVALEAADILAKEGIELEIVDLRTLLPLDRDAIAQTVKKTNKVIILHEDTKTAGIAGEIAACINEDAFDYLDAPITRIASADTPVPFSPPLEAVFLPKVEDVVREARRLKAY; this is translated from the coding sequence GTGGTCACCTACCTCGAAGCCATTCGCCAGGGTATCTGGGAAGAGATGGAGCGCGACTCGTCCGTCTTCTGCATCGGCGAAGACATCGGCATCTACGGCGGTGCCTTCAAGGTCACTGAAGGGTTCATTGACCGCTTCGGGCCCGAGCGCGTCATCGACACGCCGATCGCCGAGACCGCCATCGTCAACGCCTCGTTTGGGGCGGGTCTCACAGGTCTGCGTCCCGTGGCCGAGTTCCAGTTTATCGACTTCATCAGTTGCGCCTTCAACCAAATCACGAACCTGCTCGCCAAGGCGCACTATCGCTGGGGAGCGCCCGCGCCCATCGTGCTGCGAGGCCCTTGCGGCGGAGGCGTACACGGAGGCCCCTTCCACTCGCAGAATCCCGAAATGTACTTTGTCCACACGCCGGGCCTCAAAGTTGTCTGTCCTGCGACGGCCTATGATGCCAAGGGCCTCATCAAGTCCGCCATTCGTGACAACAACCCCGTCTGCTTCTTCGAACACAAGTTCCTCTACCGCCGCATAAAAGAGGAGCTACCCGCCGACGACTACACCGTCGAGATCGGCAAAGCACGTATCGCACGCGAAGGCCGCCACGTCTCCATCATCACCTACGCGGCGATGCTTTACGTCGCCCTTGAAGCCGCTGACATCCTCGCCAAAGAAGGTATCGAACTCGAGATTGTTGATCTACGGACGCTGCTCCCGCTCGACCGCGACGCAATCGCACAGACGGTGAAGAAGACGAACAAGGTCATCATTCTGCATGAAGACACAAAGACTGCCGGCATCGCCGGCGAGATCGCCGCGTGCATCAACGAAGACGCCTTCGACTACCTCGACGCGCCGATTACGCGCATCGCGTCCGCTGACACGCCCGTGCCGTTTTCGCCGCCGCTAGAAGCTGTCTTTCTGCCGAAAGTTGAGGACGTCGTGCGCGAGGCGCGACGTTTGAAAGCGTACTGA
- a CDS encoding cytochrome c, giving the protein MRGFIFGTIVMLLVIFGGGLLLLRLGYIPVGADNPPGRYEKALATWAMDTYVDRHAPRQENPTPITNENLIDGAKEFEEHCAFCHGGAKSKVSPLAGKFNPPVPQIINRVPHDPDANLFWITKHGIRLTGMPSWDGHLTDEEIWKIIAFVKHSDKLPPEVQTAWQQAAQESASGEAHVGEHDDHGPERH; this is encoded by the coding sequence ATGCGCGGATTCATCTTCGGCACCATCGTCATGCTCCTTGTGATTTTCGGCGGCGGGCTCCTGCTCCTCCGCCTGGGATACATACCCGTCGGCGCCGACAATCCCCCGGGCCGTTACGAGAAGGCGCTCGCCACTTGGGCCATGGACACCTATGTTGATCGACACGCGCCCAGGCAGGAGAACCCGACGCCGATCACCAACGAAAATCTGATCGATGGTGCGAAGGAATTCGAAGAGCACTGTGCCTTCTGCCACGGAGGCGCCAAGTCTAAGGTCAGTCCCCTGGCTGGCAAGTTCAATCCGCCCGTTCCGCAGATCATTAACCGCGTCCCGCACGATCCCGACGCAAACCTGTTCTGGATCACCAAGCACGGCATCCGGCTCACCGGAATGCCTTCTTGGGATGGACATCTTACCGACGAAGAGATATGGAAGATCATCGCCTTCGTGAAGCACTCCGACAAACTTCCGCCCGAAGTTCAAACAGCATGGCAACAAGCTGCCCAGGAATCAGCCAGCGGCGAGGCACATGTCGGCGAGCACGACGATCACGGTCCGGAACGGCACTGA
- the sucB gene encoding 2-oxoglutarate dehydrogenase, E2 component, dihydrolipoamide succinyltransferase, whose product MPTDVIMPQMGESIFEGTLTKWLKQPGDKVQRDEPLFEISTDKVDAEIPAPASGVLQEVRVQPGTTVQVNTVVGVIGNGDQAGVTQPSAAASRPSPPAAPEQSAPPAAQPAAPQPPAAPSGPATEIVMPQMGESIFEGTLTRWLKNQGEHVNRDEPLFEISTDKVDAEIPAPASGVLNEIRVQPGTTVQVNTVVGVIGGTNGAAQPSAAAAVPAAAAPSTPAVTAAATTGGAVSTEGPATTTPAAEGERIRSSPLVRKIAEEHKVDLRQVSGTGMGGRVTKEDILAFVEKYPAGAPAPAPAAPPSVAAPAPAAPAAPAAAAPLPATPANKFVGVPGTIEPMSVMRKKIAEHMVMSKRTSAHVHGVFEVDMSRIVRLREKMKNIFQEKTGLKLTYTPFFARAVTHALRIWPIVNSSVEGDSIHYKADINIGIAVALDWGLIVPVIKHADGFNFVGLQRAVTDLGERARAKKLKPEDVQGGTFTITNPGIFGAKFGMPIISQPQLAIMGVGAITKKPVVLTDKDGNDTIAIRSMMHLSIGYDHRVIDGAVADQFMSVVKNYLENWTEPLI is encoded by the coding sequence ATGCCAACTGACGTAATCATGCCGCAGATGGGGGAATCCATCTTCGAAGGCACGCTGACCAAGTGGCTCAAGCAACCCGGCGACAAGGTGCAGCGCGACGAACCCTTGTTCGAAATCTCCACCGACAAAGTCGACGCCGAAATCCCCGCGCCCGCCAGCGGAGTTCTCCAGGAAGTCCGCGTTCAGCCCGGCACAACCGTTCAGGTCAACACCGTTGTTGGCGTCATCGGCAATGGCGACCAGGCCGGCGTGACGCAACCCTCGGCTGCGGCCTCTCGACCGTCGCCTCCCGCCGCACCGGAGCAATCTGCACCCCCAGCCGCTCAGCCAGCCGCGCCTCAACCACCCGCCGCACCATCCGGTCCGGCGACCGAGATCGTTATGCCGCAGATGGGCGAGTCCATCTTCGAAGGCACTCTCACCCGTTGGCTCAAGAATCAGGGCGAACACGTCAATCGAGACGAGCCTCTGTTTGAAATCTCCACAGACAAGGTTGACGCCGAGATTCCCGCGCCTGCTTCCGGCGTGCTCAACGAGATCCGCGTACAACCCGGGACGACCGTTCAGGTCAACACCGTCGTCGGCGTCATCGGCGGCACGAATGGCGCGGCACAGCCGTCCGCTGCCGCTGCCGTGCCAGCCGCCGCAGCTCCTTCCACGCCTGCCGTAACTGCCGCCGCAACCACCGGCGGCGCTGTGTCAACAGAAGGTCCCGCAACCACCACGCCCGCCGCCGAAGGCGAACGCATCCGCTCGTCGCCGCTCGTGCGCAAGATTGCCGAAGAGCACAAAGTCGATCTTCGCCAGGTTTCCGGCACCGGCATGGGTGGTCGCGTTACGAAAGAAGACATTCTCGCTTTTGTCGAGAAGTACCCTGCTGGAGCACCGGCTCCTGCTCCCGCCGCACCGCCCTCGGTTGCCGCTCCAGCGCCTGCTGCGCCGGCTGCGCCGGCTGCAGCAGCGCCGCTCCCGGCGACTCCGGCCAACAAGTTCGTCGGTGTTCCCGGGACCATCGAGCCGATGTCCGTCATGCGCAAGAAGATTGCCGAGCACATGGTCATGTCGAAGCGCACCAGCGCTCACGTGCACGGCGTCTTTGAAGTGGATATGTCACGCATCGTTCGCCTCCGTGAGAAGATGAAAAATATCTTCCAGGAAAAGACCGGACTCAAGCTCACGTACACGCCGTTCTTCGCGCGGGCGGTTACACACGCTCTGCGGATCTGGCCCATCGTCAACTCATCGGTTGAAGGCGACAGCATCCACTACAAAGCAGACATCAACATCGGCATCGCGGTCGCCCTGGATTGGGGATTGATCGTGCCCGTCATCAAGCATGCCGACGGATTCAATTTCGTAGGACTCCAGCGCGCAGTCACCGACCTCGGCGAACGCGCGCGCGCCAAAAAGCTGAAGCCCGAAGACGTCCAGGGCGGCACCTTCACCATCACGAACCCCGGCATCTTCGGAGCTAAGTTCGGAATGCCCATCATCAGCCAGCCGCAGTTGGCAATCATGGGTGTCGGTGCCATCACCAAGAAGCCGGTGGTACTCACCGACAAAGATGGCAACGATACAATCGCCATCCGCTCGATGATGCACCTCTCCATCGGCTACGACCATCGCGTCATAGATGGCGCAGTCGCCGACCAGTTCATGAGCGTCGTCAAGAACTACCTCGAAAACTGGACCGAACCTCTGATCTAA
- a CDS encoding glucosaminidase domain-containing protein, giving the protein MTRDEFIRVATEAARTASARSGLPAGVTVAQAALESRWGESQLSRRANNFFGIKAHGKHAWVEMPTTEFFGGSASKVKAKFARYESMAQCFACRDALIANGALYLEARTAAKDPEKFIRALAKRWATDPKYAEKLMKVYAESGLVELDR; this is encoded by the coding sequence ATGACCAGAGATGAATTTATTCGAGTAGCAACGGAGGCAGCGCGTACGGCGTCGGCCCGGAGCGGCCTGCCGGCAGGAGTAACCGTGGCGCAGGCGGCACTGGAAAGTCGTTGGGGTGAATCACAGTTATCGCGCCGGGCGAATAACTTCTTCGGCATCAAGGCGCACGGGAAACATGCGTGGGTGGAAATGCCGACGACGGAGTTCTTCGGAGGCTCGGCTTCGAAGGTGAAAGCGAAGTTCGCGAGGTACGAGAGCATGGCGCAATGCTTTGCGTGCCGGGATGCATTGATCGCGAACGGCGCGTTGTATCTGGAAGCACGGACGGCGGCGAAGGATCCGGAGAAGTTTATTCGCGCGCTGGCAAAGCGGTGGGCGACTGATCCGAAGTATGCGGAGAAGTTGATGAAGGTGTACGCGGAAAGTGGGTTGGTGGAGCTGGATCGCTGA